A part of Gramella sp. MAR_2010_147 genomic DNA contains:
- a CDS encoding DNA topoisomerase IB, with protein sequence MTLSPDDVETVMSNPHEAVKLANLRYVSENHLSIERKKVGRGFAYFKKEEKVSDKKTLERIKKLVIPPAWKNVKITHLPNGHLQVVGRDEKDRKQYLYHPTWSEIRNQTKFFKMASFGKILPKIRKQVDEDLNLKGMPKRKVLALVIRLMEETHIRVGNHYYAKKNKTYGLSTFRTRHVKTFDDGLKFEFIGKKGKEHSITVEDRRLIELINQCEEIPGWELFKFYNESGEKQIINSEMINEYIHELSGDMYSAKDFRTWSATKIFFETLIEKGYVEDEKENKKNILEGFDAAAEGLGNTRAVCRSYYVHPKLIETYETGEIIPYFKKVKEDKAPTYAQLSETEKAIHKLIKDYKIKIES encoded by the coding sequence ATGACTCTGTCGCCTGATGATGTTGAAACCGTCATGTCTAATCCGCACGAAGCTGTAAAACTGGCAAACCTTAGATACGTTTCAGAAAACCATTTATCTATAGAAAGAAAAAAAGTTGGACGTGGTTTTGCTTATTTTAAAAAGGAAGAAAAAGTTTCAGATAAGAAGACTCTTGAAAGAATTAAAAAATTGGTTATTCCACCTGCATGGAAAAATGTAAAAATCACTCATCTACCTAACGGACACCTTCAAGTTGTGGGAAGAGATGAGAAAGATCGAAAACAATACTTGTATCATCCTACCTGGTCAGAAATAAGGAATCAAACAAAATTCTTTAAAATGGCCTCTTTTGGTAAAATCCTTCCGAAAATAAGAAAACAGGTAGACGAGGACCTTAACTTAAAGGGAATGCCTAAAAGAAAAGTTCTTGCTCTCGTTATTAGATTAATGGAAGAAACCCATATTAGAGTAGGCAATCATTATTACGCCAAGAAAAATAAAACATATGGTCTTTCCACATTTAGAACCCGACATGTAAAAACCTTTGATGATGGACTAAAATTTGAATTTATAGGAAAAAAAGGCAAAGAACACTCTATTACAGTGGAAGATCGAAGACTCATTGAACTTATCAATCAGTGTGAGGAAATTCCCGGCTGGGAACTTTTTAAATTTTACAATGAAAGTGGTGAGAAGCAAATTATCAACAGTGAGATGATCAATGAATATATTCATGAGTTAAGCGGTGATATGTACTCTGCAAAAGATTTCAGAACCTGGTCTGCCACGAAGATATTTTTTGAAACCCTAATTGAAAAAGGTTATGTAGAAGATGAAAAAGAAAATAAAAAGAACATTCTTGAAGGTTTTGATGCCGCCGCAGAAGGTCTAGGCAATACCCGCGCAGTTTGCAGGAGCTATTATGTACATCCTAAACTTATTGAGACATACGAAACAGGAGAAATCATCCCCTATTTTAAAAAAGTAAAGGAAGATAAAGCTCCTACGTATGCTCAACTTTCAGAAACAGAAAAAGCGATTCATAAACTCATTAAAGATTATAAAATAAAGATTGAAAGTTAA
- a CDS encoding M42 family metallopeptidase, with the protein MKKSKVLDKKSLEFLETYLNNAAPTGYESEGQKLWMEYLKPYVDKFITDTYGTAVGVINPEAKYKVVIEGHADEISWYVNYISDEGLIYVVRNGGSDHQIAASKRVNIHTKNGIVKGVFGWPAIHTRDKEKEQSPKMDNICIDVGCDNKKDVEKLGVHVGCVITYPDEFFVLNKDKFVCRALDNRIGGFMIAQVARLLKENKKELPFGLYVTNSVQEEIGLRGAEMITHRIQPNVAIVTDVTHDTTTPMIEKKTNGLNKIGDGPVISYAPAVQNKLRELILDTAEDKKIPFQRHASSRFTGTDTDAFAYSNGGVPSALISLPLRYMHTTVEMVHRDDVENVINLIYESLLNIKEGDSFSYFD; encoded by the coding sequence ATGAAGAAAAGTAAAGTACTTGATAAGAAATCGTTGGAGTTTCTAGAAACTTATCTCAATAATGCTGCGCCTACCGGATATGAATCTGAAGGTCAGAAATTATGGATGGAATATCTAAAACCATATGTTGATAAGTTTATTACTGATACTTATGGAACCGCTGTTGGTGTCATAAATCCTGAAGCTAAATATAAGGTGGTAATAGAAGGTCATGCTGACGAAATTTCGTGGTATGTAAATTATATTAGTGATGAGGGCTTAATATACGTTGTTAGAAATGGTGGAAGCGATCATCAGATCGCTGCATCCAAAAGAGTGAACATTCATACTAAAAATGGAATTGTAAAAGGTGTTTTTGGATGGCCTGCGATTCACACAAGGGACAAGGAAAAAGAACAATCTCCAAAAATGGACAATATCTGCATAGATGTTGGATGCGATAATAAAAAAGACGTTGAAAAGCTGGGCGTTCATGTTGGCTGTGTCATTACATATCCTGATGAATTTTTTGTTCTGAATAAAGATAAATTTGTTTGTCGTGCTTTAGATAACCGAATTGGAGGTTTTATGATCGCACAAGTTGCAAGACTTCTAAAAGAGAATAAGAAAGAATTACCATTTGGATTATATGTAACAAATTCTGTTCAGGAAGAAATTGGATTAAGAGGTGCTGAAATGATTACTCACCGAATTCAGCCAAACGTGGCTATTGTGACTGATGTAACTCACGACACCACTACTCCCATGATCGAAAAGAAAACCAATGGACTGAATAAGATAGGAGATGGCCCTGTTATTTCTTATGCACCTGCCGTTCAAAACAAGTTACGAGAACTTATTTTAGATACTGCAGAGGATAAAAAAATTCCTTTCCAACGCCATGCATCTTCAAGATTTACCGGGACAGATACCGATGCTTTTGCCTATAGTAATGGCGGAGTTCCTTCAGCCTTGATATCTTTACCTTTAAGATATATGCATACAACAGTTGAAATGGTTCATCGGGACGATGTAGAAAATGTGATCAATCTTATCTACGAATCGCTTCTCAATATTAAAGAAGGAGATAGTTTTAGTTACTTCGACTAG
- a CDS encoding DUF4294 domain-containing protein, which yields MVIRFLFISIFLIGFNVSAQDTNNPVVADSIENDTLQKKYMIIAGDSIPREAIDLEEVVLLRKLKFDSNEDRKRYLILRRKTRKVYPYAKLASERLVELNSRLDDIKSKRAQKKYTKIVQNYIEEEFSIELKKLTRTEGQILVKLIHRQTGITTFDLVKELKSGWRAFWYNTTASMFDISLKEEYHPESNQEDFLIEDILQRSFRDNILERQASALDFEYLDLSDKWNNRRNTRKRSR from the coding sequence ATGGTGATCAGATTTTTATTTATATCGATATTTTTAATCGGGTTCAATGTTTCTGCTCAGGACACTAATAATCCTGTAGTGGCAGACTCAATTGAAAATGATACGCTGCAAAAAAAATATATGATCATAGCCGGGGATTCCATACCGCGGGAAGCTATAGATCTTGAAGAAGTGGTTTTATTACGTAAACTGAAATTTGATAGTAATGAAGATAGAAAACGCTACCTTATATTAAGAAGAAAAACCCGAAAGGTTTACCCATATGCAAAATTAGCTTCAGAAAGATTAGTGGAATTAAATTCCAGGCTCGATGATATAAAGTCCAAAAGAGCTCAAAAGAAATATACTAAAATTGTACAGAATTATATTGAAGAAGAATTTTCTATAGAATTAAAGAAGCTTACAAGGACAGAAGGACAGATTTTAGTGAAATTAATTCACAGGCAAACAGGTATCACTACTTTTGATTTGGTTAAAGAGTTGAAAAGTGGCTGGAGAGCTTTCTGGTATAACACTACAGCCAGTATGTTTGATATATCCTTAAAAGAAGAATATCATCCGGAATCTAATCAGGAAGACTTTCTAATTGAAGATATTTTACAAAGATCATTTAGAGACAATATTCTGGAAAGACAGGCAAGTGCATTGGATTTTGAATATCTTGATCTAAGTGACAAGTGGAATAACCGTAGAAATACAAGAAAAAGAAGCAGGTAA
- a CDS encoding GNAT family N-acetyltransferase yields the protein MKNINFPKFETERLLLRKIKRQDQSNIHKGLSHKEVIRYYGVQYGTFEDTEEQINWYENLEKSGSGMWWAIYLKNSNEFCGAVGYNDHNKEHNKAEIGFWLLPDYWGNGFIKEAAEIIIEYLFHDLKIHRLEAYVESENRNSAKVLDKLAFKLEGSMQDCEVKKGKYISIELFAKINSEE from the coding sequence TTGAAGAATATTAACTTTCCTAAATTTGAAACTGAGCGGTTACTACTAAGGAAGATAAAAAGACAGGATCAATCAAACATCCATAAAGGACTTTCTCATAAAGAAGTAATAAGATATTATGGTGTTCAATATGGTACTTTTGAGGACACGGAGGAACAAATAAATTGGTATGAAAATCTCGAGAAATCCGGTTCGGGTATGTGGTGGGCCATTTATCTAAAGAACTCAAATGAATTTTGTGGTGCTGTAGGCTATAACGACCATAATAAAGAGCATAATAAAGCTGAGATAGGTTTCTGGTTGTTACCTGATTACTGGGGTAATGGTTTTATCAAGGAAGCTGCTGAAATTATAATAGAATATTTATTCCATGACCTCAAAATACACCGTTTAGAAGCTTATGTAGAGAGCGAAAATAGAAATTCAGCAAAAGTTCTGGATAAGCTAGCTTTCAAGCTTGAAGGTTCTATGCAGGACTGTGAGGTTAAAAAGGGAAAATATATAAGTATTGAGCTTTTTGCCAAAATCAATTCAGAAGAATAA
- a CDS encoding DUF4268 domain-containing protein — MFSQEESKKIRQEFWTSFGKEYPHKWLLYNTKMKEIQLKFTFNRKFAQVSLDVIDDTELIREYYFEKLQSLKTILKEEYLPDVIFEEFYELPEGKIISRIYTQLDNVSIHNKKTWPETKEFLSSKMTLLEDFFKDFSDFLKN; from the coding sequence ATGTTTAGTCAGGAAGAATCAAAGAAAATACGACAGGAATTCTGGACAAGCTTCGGAAAGGAGTATCCACATAAATGGCTGTTGTATAATACCAAAATGAAGGAAATACAATTGAAGTTTACTTTCAACCGAAAATTTGCGCAGGTCTCTCTCGATGTTATTGACGACACTGAGTTGATACGAGAATATTATTTTGAAAAGTTACAATCACTTAAAACTATTCTGAAAGAAGAGTATCTACCAGATGTGATTTTTGAAGAATTCTATGAATTACCTGAAGGAAAGATAATAAGCAGGATTTATACTCAGCTTGATAATGTGAGTATTCATAATAAAAAAACCTGGCCAGAAACAAAAGAATTCCTTTCTTCAAAAATGACGCTTTTGGAAGATTTTTTTAAAGATTTCAGCGATTTTTTAAAAAATTAA
- a CDS encoding ZIP family metal transporter has product MNLVNLTNQRTLLTDLYIYILPIFAVVAGYIISLFLKPGSSSGFKLLLAFSGAYLLAVTVLELLPDVYSAQQNGIGVFIMMGLLLQIVLEFLSKGVEHGHLHFHENNNSFPLLLLISLSLHSLLEGFPLENDNHLLHGVVIHKIPVAAILSVFLVQSKLSQPKVILFLGFFALMTPLGSWLKNNVDFIAEYAPYINAIVIGIFLHVSTTIIFESSKNHSFNASKLAVIILGILLAYFI; this is encoded by the coding sequence ATGAACTTAGTCAACTTAACTAACCAAAGGACCTTGCTTACAGATCTATATATATACATACTACCCATCTTTGCAGTTGTTGCAGGTTATATAATTTCCCTTTTTTTAAAACCCGGAAGTTCATCGGGCTTTAAACTTTTGCTTGCTTTTAGCGGTGCATATCTTCTTGCTGTAACAGTTCTGGAGCTGCTTCCAGATGTTTATAGTGCTCAACAAAACGGTATTGGTGTATTTATCATGATGGGATTATTGTTGCAAATCGTTTTAGAATTCCTTTCGAAAGGGGTAGAACATGGCCATTTGCATTTTCATGAGAATAACAACAGTTTTCCCCTTTTATTATTAATCAGTTTAAGCCTGCACTCACTACTGGAAGGATTTCCATTGGAAAATGATAATCACCTTCTTCATGGTGTTGTGATCCATAAAATTCCCGTAGCTGCAATTCTTTCTGTGTTCCTGGTGCAAAGCAAATTAAGCCAACCTAAAGTGATTTTATTCCTGGGCTTCTTTGCTTTAATGACACCTTTAGGTAGCTGGCTAAAAAATAATGTCGATTTTATTGCAGAATACGCTCCATATATAAACGCAATTGTAATAGGTATTTTTCTTCATGTATCTACAACAATTATATTTGAATCTTCAAAAAATCATTCCTTTAACGCTTCTAAGTTAGCAGTTATCATTTTGGGTATTCTTCTGGCTTATTTTATATAA
- a CDS encoding THUMP domain-containing protein produces MDNYRMIAKTLYGFESILAKELLDLGAMDIKEGNRMVSFVGDKGFMYKANLCLRTAIKILKPYESFRVNSEQELYDNIKKLPWEKFLADDGSLAIDSAVHSDIFTHSQYVALKSKDAIVDRFREKFGKRPDVDLDFPDLRINIHIEQNFCNVSFDSSGDSLHKRGYRTATNIAPINEVLAAGMLLISGWDGQCDFLDPMCGSGTIPIEAAMIACNIPPNLNRKEFAFEKWNDWDEDLYEKIENSAMKKVRDFHFKIKGYDKAPSAIMKAKDNVKNANLSDFIEIEQRSFFESEKQGDKYLHMLFNPPYGERLEIDIEEFYGKIGDTLKQSYPGTHAWFIATNFDAIKSVGLRASRKIKLYNGPLEGRLLKYVLYEGSKKRSKQQNDD; encoded by the coding sequence ATGGATAACTACAGAATGATCGCCAAGACCCTTTATGGTTTTGAGTCGATCCTCGCAAAGGAATTACTGGATCTTGGTGCAATGGATATCAAAGAAGGTAATCGAATGGTTAGCTTCGTTGGTGATAAAGGCTTTATGTATAAGGCTAATCTATGTTTGCGAACAGCCATAAAGATTTTGAAGCCATATGAAAGCTTTCGGGTGAATTCTGAACAGGAGCTGTACGATAATATTAAAAAACTACCCTGGGAGAAATTCCTCGCTGATGACGGAAGTCTTGCGATAGATTCGGCAGTACATTCAGATATATTTACCCACTCTCAATATGTAGCGCTTAAAAGTAAGGATGCTATTGTAGACAGGTTCAGAGAGAAATTTGGAAAAAGACCAGACGTAGATCTTGATTTCCCAGATCTACGAATCAATATTCATATAGAACAGAATTTTTGCAATGTGTCTTTTGATAGTTCGGGTGACTCTCTTCATAAACGAGGGTATCGTACCGCTACGAACATTGCACCAATCAACGAAGTGTTGGCTGCAGGGATGCTTTTAATTTCTGGATGGGACGGTCAATGTGATTTTCTTGATCCCATGTGCGGTAGCGGAACTATCCCAATTGAGGCGGCAATGATTGCCTGTAATATTCCTCCAAACTTAAACCGAAAGGAATTTGCTTTCGAAAAATGGAATGATTGGGACGAAGATCTCTATGAGAAGATCGAAAATTCTGCGATGAAAAAGGTAAGGGATTTTCATTTTAAGATTAAGGGCTATGATAAGGCTCCTTCGGCAATAATGAAGGCGAAAGATAATGTAAAGAATGCCAACCTTTCAGATTTTATTGAAATAGAGCAGCGTAGCTTCTTTGAGAGCGAAAAGCAGGGAGATAAGTACCTACATATGTTATTTAATCCGCCATATGGAGAACGTCTGGAAATTGATATCGAAGAATTCTACGGAAAAATAGGGGATACCCTTAAGCAAAGCTACCCTGGTACCCATGCCTGGTTTATTGCTACCAATTTCGATGCGATTAAAAGCGTGGGATTAAGAGCTTCCAGGAAGATAAAACTGTATAACGGTCCTTTAGAGGGCAGACTGTTAAAGTATGTACTTTACGAAGGGTCTAAGAAACGAAGCAAGCAGCAGAACGATGATTAA
- a CDS encoding DUF6048 family protein, with amino-acid sequence MLKIKIRHMYRYFSSFIFILIASFSLSAQQQAAAQDTLKYNEKYGVRLGVDLSKPLRTLLDDNFSGFQLVGDYRAYKNFYAAAELGTEKITFEGDNIQTTTNGSYIKLGGDYNAYENWLDMQNAIFVGVRYGFATFSQTLDQYRIYTSSDYFGPDIREDNNEVTGLTASWAEVMIGIKVEVINNLFLSANVQLKRRIGQNSPTNFDNLAIPGFGRTYDSSEFGAGFGYSISYLVPFFKKARN; translated from the coding sequence ATGTTGAAGATCAAAATCAGGCACATGTATCGATATTTTTCTAGCTTTATTTTTATACTTATTGCCAGCTTTTCACTTTCTGCTCAACAGCAAGCTGCCGCTCAGGATACTCTTAAATATAATGAGAAATACGGGGTTAGACTCGGGGTTGATCTAAGCAAACCACTTCGTACTTTATTGGACGATAATTTTAGCGGATTTCAACTTGTAGGAGATTATAGGGCTTACAAAAATTTCTATGCCGCCGCAGAACTTGGAACTGAAAAAATTACTTTTGAAGGCGATAATATTCAAACTACTACCAACGGCAGCTATATAAAACTTGGTGGTGATTATAATGCTTATGAGAATTGGCTGGATATGCAGAATGCCATATTTGTTGGTGTTCGCTATGGTTTCGCAACATTTTCGCAAACCCTGGATCAATATAGAATTTATACTTCTTCAGATTATTTTGGACCCGATATTAGGGAAGATAACAATGAAGTTACCGGTTTAACAGCAAGCTGGGCAGAAGTGATGATAGGTATTAAAGTTGAAGTTATAAACAATCTTTTCCTTTCAGCTAATGTTCAACTTAAAAGAAGAATTGGCCAGAACAGTCCTACAAATTTTGATAACCTTGCAATCCCTGGTTTTGGAAGAACGTATGATAGCAGTGAATTTGGCGCCGGTTTTGGTTATTCTATATCTTATTTAGTACCATTTTTTAAGAAAGCAAGAAACTAA
- a CDS encoding DUF6452 family protein — translation MKNNLRFLLILALLVSLGCQRDDICAESVETTPLLIIRFYDIEEPDELKTPQNLSIRSTDSDSTDFVVNTGSGNNVRYYRYTQDSVAIPLKTSADLTEYVLTLNTEEGDTTATNSGQRDTIRFTYGRQEDYLNRACAYKISYVGLKVDVDGGTEIPNWIQDIQIEEPNVEDQNQAHVSIFF, via the coding sequence ATGAAAAATAACCTTAGATTTCTTCTTATTCTTGCACTATTGGTTAGTCTTGGCTGTCAGCGTGATGACATTTGTGCTGAATCTGTAGAGACCACTCCTTTATTGATCATCCGCTTTTATGATATTGAGGAACCAGATGAGCTTAAAACTCCGCAGAACCTAAGTATTAGATCAACAGATAGTGATAGCACAGATTTTGTAGTGAATACAGGAAGCGGGAACAATGTTCGTTATTACAGATATACGCAGGACAGTGTTGCCATCCCTTTAAAAACTTCCGCAGACCTTACTGAATATGTGTTAACTCTAAATACTGAAGAAGGGGATACCACTGCAACTAATAGTGGGCAGAGAGATACCATACGTTTTACGTATGGAAGACAGGAAGATTACCTAAACCGGGCCTGTGCATATAAAATAAGTTATGTAGGATTAAAGGTTGATGTAGATGGTGGAACTGAGATACCAAATTGGATCCAGGACATACAAATCGAGGAACCAAATGTTGAAGATCAAAATCAGGCACATGTATCGATATTTTTCTAG
- the rlmD gene encoding 23S rRNA (uracil(1939)-C(5))-methyltransferase RlmD has translation MARRNKNKLFTEIEVIDAGAKGKAIAKSPDGRVIFIDNAVPGDVADVQTTRKRKSYYQGTATKFHELSDKRTEPVCLHFGTCGGCKWQNMDYKYQLEYKQNEVENNLRRLGKIELPEITPILGSEEIYFYRNKMEFSFSDSRWLTQDEIQSGEDIQDRNALGFHIPGMWDKILDIKKCHLQADPSNAIRNFVKEFANENDLSFFNTRNQEGLLRTLMIRTTSTCEIMILVQFYEDDQRKRELLLNAVAEKFPEITSLQYVVNNKANDTIYDQEVICYNGRDHIFEEMEGLKFKINAKSFYQTNSDQAYNLYKITRDYANLKGDELVYDLYTGTGTIAQFVAKNAKKVIGVEAVPEAIKDAKENAERNNIDNVEFYVGDMKKVFTESFINKHGHPDVIITDPPRDGMHKDVVAQIIGILPERIVYVSCNSATQARDLALLDEYYKVTSVQAVDMFPQTHHVENVVCLEKR, from the coding sequence ATGGCAAGAAGAAATAAAAACAAACTTTTTACTGAAATTGAAGTTATAGACGCGGGAGCCAAAGGTAAGGCTATCGCTAAATCTCCAGATGGAAGAGTCATCTTTATAGACAATGCGGTTCCGGGAGATGTGGCAGATGTTCAAACTACCAGAAAGCGAAAATCATATTACCAGGGAACTGCTACCAAATTTCATGAATTATCAGATAAACGAACAGAACCAGTTTGCCTGCATTTTGGAACTTGTGGAGGTTGCAAATGGCAAAATATGGATTATAAATATCAGCTTGAATACAAGCAAAATGAAGTAGAAAATAATCTTCGCAGGCTGGGTAAAATTGAACTTCCCGAGATCACTCCTATACTGGGCAGTGAAGAGATCTACTTTTATAGAAATAAAATGGAATTTTCGTTTAGCGATAGCCGCTGGTTAACGCAAGATGAAATTCAAAGCGGAGAAGACATTCAGGATAGAAATGCCTTAGGTTTTCACATCCCGGGAATGTGGGACAAGATTCTTGATATCAAAAAATGTCATTTACAGGCAGATCCCAGTAACGCCATTAGAAACTTTGTTAAGGAGTTTGCAAATGAAAATGATCTTAGTTTTTTCAATACCCGTAACCAGGAAGGACTTCTGCGTACCTTAATGATTAGAACTACTTCTACTTGTGAGATTATGATCCTTGTTCAGTTCTATGAAGATGACCAAAGGAAACGCGAGTTACTGCTAAATGCAGTTGCCGAAAAGTTTCCGGAAATCACATCTCTTCAGTACGTTGTGAATAATAAAGCAAATGACACTATTTATGATCAGGAAGTGATTTGTTATAATGGTCGTGATCATATTTTTGAAGAAATGGAAGGTCTTAAATTCAAGATCAACGCCAAATCTTTTTACCAAACAAATTCAGATCAGGCATATAATCTCTATAAGATCACCAGGGACTATGCAAATCTAAAAGGTGACGAACTTGTTTATGATCTTTATACAGGAACAGGCACCATCGCTCAGTTCGTAGCGAAAAACGCTAAAAAAGTGATTGGTGTGGAAGCGGTTCCTGAAGCAATTAAAGATGCAAAAGAAAATGCCGAAAGAAATAATATTGATAACGTAGAATTCTATGTTGGAGATATGAAAAAGGTTTTCACCGAAAGTTTTATCAATAAACATGGACATCCCGACGTTATTATTACCGATCCTCCACGGGACGGGATGCATAAAGATGTTGTAGCACAAATAATTGGTATATTACCTGAACGCATTGTTTATGTGAGTTGTAATTCTGCCACTCAGGCACGGGATCTTGCACTATTAGATGAATATTACAAAGTAACCTCTGTTCAGGCAGTGGATATGTTTCCTCAAACTCATCATGTGGAGAATGTAGTTTGTTTAGAAAAACGATAG